A window of Haliscomenobacter hydrossis DSM 1100 contains these coding sequences:
- the secA gene encoding preprotein translocase subunit SecA, with translation MFGTIGKALTKILGGTKHERDVKGLGPLVEEINNIGEQLRQISNDELRNKTLEFRAYIAQQLSAIDEEIQGLHDDAAQEEDLIRKEQLFNEIDEAHKDRDKQLELTLKEILPEAFAVCREAARRFKENSTLEVTATEHDRNLAAKGKRYISIEGDKAIWKNQWVAAGGEITWDMVHYDVQLIGGMVLHEGKIAEMATGEGKTLVATLPAYLNGVGGQGVHIVTVNDYLARRDSEWVGPIYEFLFLTVDCIDKYQPHSDERIAAYRCDITFGTNNEFGFDYLRDNMVRSVEEKVQGKHHYAIVDEVDSVLIDDARTPLIISGPVGYTTEDQDYVDLKPDVERLINMQRKLATDYLAQARKLYNEGKIGVEEGQSGMALLRSYRALPKSRPLIKFLGEEGVKVHLQRTENHYMQEQSKHMHLVDAELYFTIDEKNRQVELTDKGVEYMTQGSSDPSFYILPDLATELMEIDRNTEMTKEEKNEAKTKLSQDFGIKSRRLHAISQLLKAYTIFEIDEDYVVMEGEVKIVDEQTGRMMEGRRYSDGLHQALEAKENVKVGEITQTYATVTLQNFFRMYHKLAGMTGTAETEAKELWDIYKLEVTVIPTNRPMTRKDMDDLVFKSAKEKYDAVIDEIVSLSNAGRPVLVGTTSVDISEKLSRLLRMRNIDHNVLNAKQHQREAEIVAEAGRPGKVTIATNMAGRGTDIKINNEVKAAGGLAIIGTERHESRRVDRQLRGRAGRQGDPGTSQFYVSLEDNLMRLFQSERIAGLMDRMGHKEGDVIQHSMVTKSIERAQKKVEENNFGIRKRLLEYDDVMNVQRENIYKKRDNALYGERLSVDLNTSFESMVENLISLHRQAGNFDTFRRESISFLGIDPELDAGFFRDAPQHEVVAAFFNQFNTFYHRKSDQIIDVLLPQIQEVYHNQGHIYKRIVIPFTDGSTHPYTVTADLKDAVESNGKTIIRDIERTVTLAIIDEKWKEHLRNMDELKESVQAVSFAQKDPLVEYKLKGYDLFQDMFMEVNQLVTSYLSKGTLVFSDGTTLEQAREQRALEVSRTQTNRVENEDPRRRVAAESTNAPREKVSPIRRDPKIGRNDPCPCGSGKKYKQCHGK, from the coding sequence ATGTTTGGTACTATTGGAAAAGCACTAACCAAGATCCTCGGCGGCACCAAGCACGAGCGAGATGTGAAGGGTCTCGGACCTCTAGTGGAGGAGATCAACAACATCGGTGAGCAACTTCGCCAGATCAGCAATGACGAGCTGCGCAATAAAACTTTGGAGTTTCGCGCCTATATAGCCCAACAGCTATCCGCCATTGACGAAGAAATCCAGGGCTTGCATGATGATGCTGCTCAGGAGGAAGACCTCATCAGAAAAGAGCAACTTTTCAATGAAATCGACGAGGCCCACAAGGACCGCGATAAACAGCTCGAATTAACCCTGAAAGAAATTCTCCCCGAAGCTTTTGCCGTGTGTAGGGAAGCGGCTCGCCGTTTCAAAGAAAATTCCACCCTGGAGGTAACCGCCACCGAACACGACCGCAATCTGGCGGCCAAAGGTAAACGTTACATCAGCATCGAAGGGGATAAAGCCATCTGGAAAAACCAGTGGGTTGCCGCCGGCGGTGAAATCACCTGGGACATGGTACACTACGATGTACAGCTCATCGGGGGTATGGTTCTACACGAAGGTAAGATCGCGGAAATGGCCACAGGGGAAGGTAAAACCCTGGTGGCTACACTACCCGCTTACCTGAATGGTGTAGGTGGTCAAGGCGTTCACATTGTAACGGTCAACGATTACCTGGCTCGTCGTGACTCCGAGTGGGTAGGGCCCATTTATGAGTTCTTGTTCCTTACCGTAGACTGTATCGATAAATACCAGCCGCATTCGGACGAGCGCATCGCTGCTTACCGCTGTGACATTACTTTTGGTACCAACAACGAATTTGGTTTCGACTATCTGCGTGACAACATGGTGCGCTCCGTTGAAGAAAAAGTACAGGGCAAACACCACTACGCCATCGTGGATGAGGTTGACTCTGTATTGATCGACGATGCGCGTACACCTTTGATCATTTCTGGCCCAGTAGGTTATACCACCGAAGACCAGGATTATGTAGACCTCAAACCTGACGTTGAACGCCTCATCAACATGCAGCGCAAGTTGGCTACCGATTACCTGGCTCAGGCGCGGAAACTGTATAATGAAGGCAAAATTGGGGTAGAAGAAGGTCAATCGGGTATGGCTTTACTGCGCTCTTACCGCGCATTGCCCAAATCCCGGCCTTTGATCAAATTCCTCGGTGAAGAAGGAGTCAAAGTACATTTACAAAGAACCGAAAACCACTACATGCAGGAGCAATCCAAACACATGCATTTAGTGGACGCAGAGTTGTACTTCACCATCGATGAGAAAAACCGACAGGTAGAACTGACCGACAAAGGGGTAGAATACATGACCCAGGGCAGTTCCGATCCTAGCTTCTATATTCTGCCTGACCTGGCTACCGAGTTGATGGAAATCGACCGCAATACCGAAATGACCAAGGAAGAGAAAAACGAGGCAAAAACCAAACTTTCTCAGGATTTTGGCATCAAATCGCGGCGTTTGCACGCCATCAGCCAGTTGCTCAAGGCTTACACCATCTTCGAAATTGACGAAGACTATGTCGTCATGGAAGGTGAGGTCAAGATTGTAGATGAACAAACTGGCCGGATGATGGAAGGCCGGCGTTACTCCGATGGTTTGCACCAGGCGCTGGAAGCAAAGGAGAACGTAAAAGTTGGAGAAATTACCCAAACCTATGCCACGGTTACCCTCCAGAACTTCTTCCGCATGTACCACAAGTTGGCCGGTATGACCGGTACTGCCGAAACCGAAGCCAAAGAATTGTGGGACATCTACAAACTGGAAGTAACCGTCATCCCGACCAATCGCCCCATGACGCGTAAAGACATGGATGATTTGGTGTTCAAGTCGGCCAAAGAAAAATATGATGCAGTGATCGACGAAATTGTGAGCCTCAGCAACGCGGGTCGCCCCGTGCTGGTAGGTACAACTTCGGTTGATATCTCTGAAAAATTAAGCCGTCTGCTCCGCATGCGCAACATCGACCACAACGTGCTCAACGCCAAGCAACACCAGCGGGAAGCAGAAATTGTGGCCGAAGCAGGCCGCCCCGGTAAAGTAACCATCGCCACCAACATGGCCGGACGGGGTACGGACATCAAGATCAACAACGAAGTGAAAGCTGCGGGTGGTTTGGCCATCATCGGTACCGAGCGCCACGAATCTCGCCGGGTAGACCGCCAGTTGCGGGGTCGTGCCGGACGCCAGGGTGATCCAGGTACTTCGCAGTTTTATGTGTCTTTGGAAGACAACCTCATGCGCCTGTTCCAATCAGAGCGCATTGCTGGTTTGATGGACCGTATGGGCCACAAAGAAGGTGATGTGATTCAGCACAGCATGGTCACCAAATCCATCGAACGAGCCCAGAAAAAAGTAGAAGAAAACAACTTTGGCATCCGTAAGCGTCTGCTGGAATACGATGATGTCATGAACGTTCAGCGGGAGAACATCTACAAAAAACGCGACAACGCCCTTTATGGGGAACGCCTTTCCGTAGACCTCAATACCAGCTTCGAATCGATGGTGGAAAACCTGATCTCGCTGCACCGCCAGGCGGGTAACTTTGACACCTTCCGTCGGGAATCCATCAGCTTTTTAGGAATTGACCCTGAATTGGATGCCGGATTCTTCCGCGATGCACCACAACACGAGGTGGTAGCTGCTTTTTTCAACCAGTTCAATACCTTTTACCACCGTAAATCCGACCAAATCATCGATGTATTGCTGCCGCAAATACAGGAGGTGTACCACAACCAGGGCCACATCTACAAGCGCATCGTGATTCCGTTTACGGATGGTAGCACGCACCCCTACACCGTAACCGCCGACCTCAAAGACGCGGTAGAGTCCAATGGAAAAACCATCATTCGCGATATTGAACGTACGGTAACCCTGGCCATCATCGACGAAAAATGGAAGGAGCACCTCCGCAACATGGATGAACTGAAGGAATCGGTGCAAGCCGTTTCTTTTGCCCAAAAAGACCCACTGGTAGAATACAAACTCAAGGGCTACGATTTGTTCCAGGACATGTTCATGGAAGTCAACCAATTGGTGACCAGCTATTTGTCAAAAGGAACCCTGGTGTTCTCCGACGGAACCACCCTGGAACAAGCCCGCGAACAACGGGCCCTGGAGGTTTCACGCACCCAAACCAATCGGGTCGAAAACGAAGATCCGCGCCGCCGTGTTGCAGCCGAGTCGACCAACGCCCCACGAGAAAAGGTGTCCCCAATTCGTCGCGATCCAAAAATTGGCCGCAACGACCCCTGCCCTTGCGGCAGTGGCAAGAAGTACAAACAATGTCACGGGAAGTGA
- the proB gene encoding glutamate 5-kinase: MSLSTYHRIVIKIGSNVLTDDQSRPDVARIVHLVDQVAWLRSRGAEVVLVSSGAVAMGRSALPQLSHVNPVLRRQVWASVGQPRLMQIYQQLFEAHGTHIAQLLVTKEDFRDREHYLNMKSCLQGLLRDEIVPIINENDAVAVTELMFTDNDELAGLVAAAVNSDALVILSNVAGIYDGHPNDPNSQLIRQIDPNDAQFQRFILPSTSSFGRGGMNTKYRIARKAAVLGVDTIIANGKKDHILHEIWQQTGEYTLFPSQKKTSNLKKRLAYQGADPKGKIIINAGAAQALRAEERVSSLLPVGVTAIEGEFERGDIVAIYCGTEELGIGMAQYSSLTARKYLGQKGKKALVHYDYLLIG; the protein is encoded by the coding sequence TCCGGATGTTGCACGCATTGTTCATTTGGTTGACCAGGTTGCGTGGTTGCGCAGCCGTGGCGCCGAGGTTGTACTCGTTTCTTCGGGAGCAGTAGCCATGGGGCGATCTGCTTTGCCGCAATTGAGTCACGTCAACCCCGTTTTGCGCCGGCAGGTTTGGGCTTCGGTGGGGCAGCCACGGTTGATGCAGATTTACCAGCAGCTTTTTGAAGCGCATGGCACCCATATTGCGCAACTGCTGGTCACCAAAGAGGATTTTCGCGACCGCGAACATTACCTCAACATGAAATCCTGCTTACAAGGTTTGCTCCGCGATGAAATTGTACCCATCATCAATGAAAATGATGCCGTGGCGGTTACAGAATTGATGTTCACCGACAACGACGAGTTGGCAGGTTTGGTAGCCGCCGCAGTCAATTCTGATGCGCTGGTCATTTTGAGCAATGTGGCCGGGATTTACGATGGACACCCCAACGATCCCAACAGCCAACTGATTCGTCAGATTGACCCCAACGATGCGCAATTCCAGCGCTTTATTTTGCCTTCTACCTCTTCTTTTGGTCGGGGAGGGATGAATACCAAATACCGGATTGCCCGTAAAGCAGCCGTTTTAGGCGTAGATACCATCATTGCCAACGGCAAAAAAGACCATATCCTGCACGAAATCTGGCAACAAACTGGCGAATACACCCTTTTTCCCAGCCAAAAAAAGACCTCTAATCTCAAAAAACGCCTGGCTTATCAAGGTGCTGACCCCAAGGGGAAAATCATCATCAATGCAGGCGCTGCCCAAGCCCTACGTGCCGAGGAGCGGGTGTCGAGTTTGCTCCCCGTAGGTGTTACCGCCATTGAGGGGGAATTTGAACGGGGTGATATTGTGGCCATCTATTGCGGCACGGAGGAGCTAGGCATAGGTATGGCCCAATACAGCTCTCTTACCGCACGAAAGTACCTGGGGCAAAAAGGCAAAAAAGCATTGGTGCACTATGATTATCTGCTGATTGGATGA